In Magnolia sinica isolate HGM2019 chromosome 16, MsV1, whole genome shotgun sequence, the genomic window ataggttcataaatcatacaatatcagaatatgcaatgcagatcgactTTGCAAATGTAGAATCATAaagagttaaatatcagatgtcgagtatacaaatgcaatatacaaatcctgatgagtccacgaataccgtcagccgtatttaGGCCACATAAATGtgaaaacatagcaacccaaaatgtcatatgccacggatgtaatgcaatatgcggtgcgaatggaatgaccaagctggagtgtgaagtcaggatgatagtacgtagtatcataggctatggggtccatcacaagggacttctatccaaaccagtcccatatctaaatttagatagtcaggctcaatatggtagactcctgatctcaggttagtcgcgcacctaactgaaatcctgaccatttcAAGGGTATACAaatcaaattagttgcgcaccactagctcgagtggatagtgaatgaatgaatgaacgagtaagatgctgagtatacaactcccgctcaataagtccatatattaacaccgtacatctctgggatcattacaaGGGCCTAGTACACTCCAATCTGACTGCCCCCTTACTGGCCGCGCAacccagcgagtgaaaaagacctcactacctgcctgccaacggtataccaatgcctacctggctcgtcaatagcggacccatttgtgagatggtcaaactcagcctagcttacagccccctcactcaggcggataaggccacacccccttccaaccgaccacgacacagtgggagtcgcggcctactggtatttggcacttgagcgctcatgtatatccactcggtttagacgttggagcatcccctggccacaaaattttagggactttcacctatggacatccaaactgcccatatgctcaaaccaaatatttctggtatcccatctgaccatccacgatatgtctattGAGGCTGCAACATTGATGTCGCTAGGgagccaaatgatcatgtcacaataTGCGAGacgcatgagccataccatccagtcatgcatcaaacctacgcgtactgcgcgctcatgtggggcaactccgccaaTCAGGGAGTcacataaacaacctgccctatgacatatgcaatggccaaccacatctcataataaacatgcagatgatgcatatgggcatgtgtaatgttgctatactgtcacatacttataatcaatatcgacaaccggcaccgataatcgacatcgataatcggtctatacaatcagcctcgacaatcggaatcggcctcgacaatcgtcctcgacaatcggaatcggcctcacaaagagcctaagggaaggtcacaatgtggacatttaaccatcatcacccatcaatgtggacatttaaccatcattgctcccaaggggtgacCTTCAtagggctatatatatatatatagtgggcccatggcctcacactaaggcctaatatacatagtaatgggcctcaaatatacatcacaggtgggccttgctaaatgggttacaaatacatcgcaataggctgcatcacatgaacctcatatatatcataatgggtcacATCATATgtgccgcactaatgggcctcctatacaacaagtgggccgcaccaatgggcctcaccaatgggcctcatatcttgggccgcatatacatcaagtgggtcacattacatgggccacacatacatcacatcgggccttgcatatgggccgaaaatatatcacaatgggccacgtcatatgggctggaaatacatcacaatgagcagcaaatacacaataggtgggccctacacatgggcctcaaatacatcacaatgggccccatctcatgggcctattatatatcacaatgggccgcatgacttgggcctaatatacttcactatgggccgcatgacatgggtctaatatacatcacagtgggccgcatgacatgggcctaatacacatcacaatgggcctcactaaatgggcctcaaatacatcctatcaggccacatcatgtgggtctcaaatacatcaaatcgggccgcatcatgtgagcctcaaatacatcaaatacatcaatgtggggcccaccgtccacgcaatggatggcgtggatgaaacacttacatcatggccggtcccatgatttggacggcatggatgaaatcatAAATATCTGGTGGGCTCACAGCGGGCCTCATCGCCCCATAGCTGGGCTTTCTCacaacatatagtgggcccaaaaGATTGTAATTAGGGACACCAGCCCCACTGATTCCTACGGTGTGgatcaactgagatttggatccgtctcatttccAGGCCCATGGCCtacaatgatatggaaaattggatggacggtctagatatactttacatgcatcatagtgggacgTCCATATCTCAGTTGGACGGTGAAGGTTCCATATGtgcagagtgggtcccaccgtccagcaattggACGGATGGTTGGGATATCACGCATACCTCATGACAGGCCCACAACCCTGCTGACGTCAATATGATCAGCAATATAGTTGATgagggtactccagccaatccgtttccagcaaggtggggcccaccataacgtttatttcccatcctatctgttgataaggtcacacggacctaaataaagaaaaataaataaatttcatatttatctaaaacttctggGACCTAAAGAAgcttcaatggtatatgttcaatccaCCACTGTTGcctatagtgtggaccacctggctctgtgtacggctgatttttggggtgccccactatttaaatgggccccatcaaatgcatggtattgatgttcaacatacatcacagtggggcctgtggctgggacccacggtccctgcctttACGtcaagcagcaggacgctgctgcagtgTCCTCTGGACGGTACCAACAGCAGCGTCTGctgtgtatttttatttatttatttatttactttttttgcagtttttcataggtggggcccacatcaggaggatccagtCCATCCGTTGGATTCCCGAGCTCGAGACAGGCCTAACAGCCCAATATACAATATGTTTTGAAGCACAGAaatatcacagcgggccctaacagtttatcattattaaaataatgtttttgatggtatggcctaccagagatttggattggttccatttttcgactcaacgcctagaatgagctgggaaattggatggacggtgtggatcagatacatacatcaaggtgggatccacatgagtggccctccaaattttttggatcaagctgatatttccctTTCTCCCTTCAGTAGTGCCTGCTGCTGGgtggtgaatatacaacacatatattaagtgggctccaccgtcccttaCTGGATAGTGGACaatatgaaacatatatattaggtggggtccacatcagtgtggcccacccatttttcgatctaggctgatattagtgttttccctctATCCATGCTTGTCCCAAAAtagacagcaaggtgggctccaccagctaGACAGATAGCttagataaaatgcatcacggtgggcctgttggccctggacggtctggatgtactgtgcacattaagtgggccacacattataaaaaaaataaagagagagaggaggagaaagagagaaaacagTTGTGGGAgggccccgccattatgggcccctcatgcATTACATCACATgtatgccatcaaggtgggccattggccataccTAGGGACTAAGATGAGATCTTCattattgattggtgggtcccacttacccTATGTAAGAAAGTGAAAGGATCTACCtaaagaacacccacctttgatcatggacttctccttccatcaacgcattctagagctccaatggatgagattcaacagtcgagattgattttggatggtgggattgggtggtaggaaggtgggccacacaagctctctcccatgaagcttggacgttgggttgctctcatggagcttgggagaaaaatgagagaagccCAATGTTCTCTCCATGTTCCTAGTTCTACCTGTCGGCACCTTGTTGGAGCATATGAAGCAACTTTTGTTGTTGTTTACTCTTTTGCCTGAAGCTTCTTGGAAGGATGAGAAAAAAAGACTTGACTAAGAGCAGCGACTCCCTGCTTCCATTCATAAATAACAGGGTGTTGTTTGCGAATAACATATGAGAAATAGTGGGGTAGCCCCTCTGGACTTAGAAAGGCTTACACCACCCTCTGTCCACTAACCATTTGAAATTTCTAGAGAAGATATCCGTTGCTAGGATGAAAAGCCAGAGCGAGAGGGGATCCCCTTGACACAGCCCCCTGGATGATTTGAAAAAACCTGCCGCCTCCCCATTAATGAGAACCGAGAACTAGCTATTACCCCAACACGCTTCCATTATCGAGATCCACCTTTCGCTGAAACCAAAATGAGCCAATTGCAAAACCTGCTTTAGCACGTTCCAGTCCACCTTGTCATAGGCTTTCTCTAGGTCCAGCTTTAGGATAATGTTTCTTCCTCTGATTTTCCTGTTAATGTTTCTCATCCCCTCCAGTGTCATAGTGATATTTTCAGTGATAGATCTACCTTGCACAAATGCCCCTTGCTCCATGGAGATCAGCTTGGGGAGCACTTTACAGCCTGTTCGCCAAAATTTTAGCGAAGATCTTGTACACAACGTTGCACAGGCTGATTGGATGGTAATCAACAAAAGATGAGGTAGCCGGGCTTTTTGGAATAATACAAATGAGCGAAGCAACGAAGGCTCTAGGCAGTGGTCCCCCAGTAAATAATGAGCATGCAGCCTTATGGATGTCCTCCCCTACTATGTTCCAACATTCAATAGAGAAAGAAGACGAGAATCCATATTCAATAAAGAAAGAAGACGAGAATCCATCAGGGCCCAGGGCCCCTTCCTTCAGGATGGCGAAAGCCGCCTCTTGGGTTTCCTTGATGGATGGCAGTGCTAAGAGATCTTCATTGTCTTGGGCCGTAAGGATGCTAGGAATAGCTTGTAAGAAATCACTATGCAGCCGGGTAGAGTCCGCCCGAAAAAGTTGTTCAAAGAAGTGGACCGCAACTGCTTTGATTTGATCCCTGTTAGAGATCGTCTTCCCGCTTTCGTCCTTGATTGATGTGATCATGGCCCTCCTTGCTCTCTCACTAGCTAACGCATGGAAATGCTTGGTGTTTCTATCTCCTTCATTCAGCCAAGAATTTTTAGCCTTTTGCTTCCAAAAGACCTCTTCCATGAGTTCTAACTGGGCCAACTTTCTCCTGGCTATCAAACCTCTTGGTAAATCTCTTCTGACCCAGTGTCCTGCATCCTTTTTTCCACCTGGACTAGCTCTTCCTCAGCTTCTTGAACGTGCAGGAAAACATTACCAAACACCTCTTTGTTCCAGACTTTTAAAAAATTGCTTGGCCTTCTTCAATTTGAGTTGAATGTTAATCATGGGCTGGTGGGAGCATGTTCCTTCCTAGGCTTTCTTGATCAGCATGTGAAACGAGTCATGGAGCGTCCACATGCACAGAAAATGGAAGGGCCTGATGGCTGGCTGATTCTGCTCGGGGATGGACAGGAGAAGAGGCGCGTGATCGGAATTCACGCGGGCCAAATGCTTGACGCGGAAGGTCGGGAAGGTAGCCACCCACCTGTCATTGATGAGGACTCTATCCAACCTGGCCCATATTCGATCATTCCCAGTCCGATTGTTGCTCCATGTAAATTTATTACCCTCGAATCCCGCATCCAACAGGCCTGCATTTTGGACTGCAGCAACAAATTCATTCATACTAACTCTACCTGCCGTGCTGGCCCCTCTCCTTTTACTGGAGTCAGTAATTGCATTGAAATCACCTCCCACAACCCATGGAACCGACATGCCTCTACTGCTATTCTCCAGCTCCATCCATAACTGTCTACGAAGAATGTATGAGCACCTAGCATAGACAATGAAGAGCAATACTGGGACTCTGCAATTCTGCAATGAGATGTTTAAGGAAAGCAATTGGCTTGAACTAAAAGCCACAGACAAATGAATATTGTTATGATAGAAAACCCAGACTTTACCCCCCCCCCAAACATCGCCATTGGAGCAAGAGGAATGAAACCCCGGCTTCATCCCAATGGTTACCCTCCTTTCCTCTCTAGCCATCAGCTCTAGGATTGCAACAAACAGAGGATTCGATTTCCTGATAAGTTTCTTCAAGGTCCTGATTGTATGCATATTACCTACTCCACGAGCATTCCAAATAAGGGCGCTATCCATCCGTAACGCACTCAGAATTTATGGCCCTTCTCTTCAGACGACGAAGCCTGCAAAACCATTCTCCTTCCTCAATCAGCCTAGCCACTTTCCTGTTTGATGCATTTCTTCCCTTCCCTCTCATCATGCGACCACCTTTGATCCCCTGACTTGGAGTATTCTCCCCTCCAGGCAAGATTTCTCCCTCCTGGGAGAGAGGATGTTGCTCTATGTTAGCTTC contains:
- the LOC131228872 gene encoding uncharacterized protein LOC131228872; translation: MEEVFWKQKAKNSWLNEGDRNTKHFHALASERARRAMITSIKDESGKTISNRDQIKAVAVHFFEQLFRADSTRLHSDFLQAIPSILTAQDNEDLLALPSIKETQEAAFAILKEGALGPDGFSSSFFIEYGFSSSFSIECWNIVGEDIHKAACSLFTGGPLPRAFVASLICCKVLPKLISMEQGAFVQGRSITENITMTLEGMRNINRKIRGRNIILKLDLEKAYDKVDWNVLKQVLQLAHFGFSERWISIMEACWGNS